In one Procambarus clarkii isolate CNS0578487 chromosome 87, FALCON_Pclarkii_2.0, whole genome shotgun sequence genomic region, the following are encoded:
- the LOC138358948 gene encoding uncharacterized protein, protein MSAEAFLQAFRRFAARRSCPKLMISDNGSNFVAGEACLQEIWNNPEVHSVLRDNATGKLSLQEHHGDEDSADPSCVKVSDLESYRHLSRVIKKWNEVWTREYLAALREYHYGAASPYNKAQFKPGDLVLVDSDGPRSDWPIGKIFDIHPDRHGILRIVKVQC, encoded by the exons ATGAGCGCAGAAGCCTTTCTGCAAGCTTTTCGCAGATTTGCTGCACGAAGATCTTGCCCAAAATTAATGATCTCAGATAATGGATCAAACTTCGTGGCAGGAGAGGCTTGCTtacaagaaatatggaacaaTCCAGAAGTACACTCTGTGCTCAGAGACAATGCTACTGGAAAATTATCCCTCCAAGAGCACCATG GAGACGAGGATTCAGCTGACCCTTCGTGTGTCAAGGTGAGTGACTTGGAGAGTTATAGACACCTTTCAAGAGTAATAAAGAAATGGAATGAGGTCTGGACACGTGAATATTTAGCTGCTTTAAGAGAATATCATTATGGAGCTGCAAGCCCatacaacaaagctcaattcaaaccaggtgatcttgtcctagtagacagtgatggacccaggtcagattggcctataggtaaaatttTTGACATCCATCCTGACCGCCATGGTATTTTACGAATTGTTAAAGTTCAGTGTTGA